In uncultured Bacteroides sp., the following proteins share a genomic window:
- a CDS encoding TlpA disulfide reductase family protein has protein sequence MKKFLCVLVASCSISAAYCIQVNNESAEVGENGELKESKAMQKAYDKTLEDKLCDKPCPEFALTDTDGKLWTSQSIKGKVTLINIWHIYCEPCIKEIPKLNELTKRYPGANFLSVTFNTPEQVNKVIMKNHSLFHQLPNAINFISKTGISVTPMSLLIDKEGKIRYVIRGGTEKQYKLLNKRFKGLSKEGL, from the coding sequence ATGAAAAAGTTTTTATGTGTATTAGTGGCTTCTTGCAGCATCTCTGCTGCATACTGCATTCAGGTAAATAATGAATCGGCCGAGGTAGGGGAAAATGGTGAATTGAAAGAATCAAAAGCCATGCAAAAAGCATACGATAAAACTCTGGAAGATAAACTTTGCGATAAGCCGTGCCCTGAGTTTGCTTTAACCGATACTGATGGCAAGCTTTGGACGAGTCAGAGTATCAAAGGTAAAGTGACACTGATTAATATATGGCATATATATTGTGAACCGTGTATAAAAGAAATTCCTAAGCTGAATGAGCTAACTAAAAGATATCCGGGAGCGAACTTCCTGTCGGTAACCTTTAATACTCCGGAACAGGTTAATAAGGTGATAATGAAAAATCATTCATTATTTCATCAACTTCCCAATGCGATAAATTTTATTAGTAAAACAGGAATCTCAGTTACCCCAATGAGCTTACTGATAGATAAAGAAGGTAAAATAAGGTATGTGATCAGGGGAGGAACTGAAAAACAGTACAAACTACTGAATAAGAGATTTAAAGGACTTTCAAAAGAAGGTTTGTAA
- a CDS encoding L-serine ammonia-lyase, iron-sulfur-dependent, subunit alpha: MIEAERKQIIALVNREVIPAIGCTEPIAVALAVAKASETLGKCPQRITLYLSANILKNAMGVGIPGTEMIGLPIAVALGALIGKSEYQLEVLRDCTPEALEKGKQMIAEKRINILLKEDISEKLYIEVICEADAENSKAIIAGGHTNFVYVSLGEEVLLNKQQAVQGDETEEEPELSMRKVYDFAMTAPLEEINFILETARINKAAAEKSLKGEYGHALGKTLKGKYEKEIMGDSIFSHILSYTSAACDARMAGAMIPVMSNSGSGNQGIAATLPVVVYAEENKKGIEELTRALMLSHLTVIYIKQSLGRLSALCGCVVAATGSSCGITLLMGGEFEQICFAVKNMIANLTGMICDGAKPSCSLKLTSGVSTAVLSAMMAMENKCVTSVEGIIDNDVDRCIRNLTLIGSEGMNETDKLVLQIMTNKC, from the coding sequence ATGATTGAAGCAGAAAGAAAACAAATTATAGCATTGGTGAACCGGGAAGTTATTCCGGCTATTGGTTGTACAGAACCTATTGCAGTTGCACTGGCTGTTGCAAAAGCAAGTGAGACTTTAGGTAAATGTCCCCAGAGAATAACCCTTTATCTAAGTGCCAATATATTAAAGAATGCCATGGGAGTTGGAATTCCCGGTACAGAGATGATTGGGCTTCCTATTGCTGTGGCGTTGGGAGCGTTGATTGGTAAATCTGAATATCAACTGGAGGTACTAAGAGACTGTACTCCGGAAGCCTTGGAAAAAGGAAAACAGATGATTGCCGAAAAGCGAATCAATATTCTGCTTAAAGAAGATATTTCAGAGAAACTTTATATAGAAGTGATTTGTGAAGCTGATGCAGAGAATAGTAAAGCAATAATTGCGGGCGGGCATACTAACTTTGTATATGTCTCTTTGGGAGAAGAAGTGCTGCTTAATAAACAGCAAGCGGTTCAAGGGGATGAAACGGAAGAAGAACCCGAACTCTCCATGCGAAAGGTTTATGATTTTGCAATGACTGCACCTCTGGAAGAAATAAACTTTATACTTGAAACTGCAAGAATCAATAAAGCTGCTGCCGAAAAATCTTTAAAAGGAGAGTATGGCCATGCTTTGGGGAAAACATTGAAAGGAAAGTATGAAAAGGAAATTATGGGAGACAGCATATTTTCTCATATTCTTTCTTATACATCTGCAGCTTGCGATGCCAGGATGGCTGGTGCAATGATTCCGGTAATGAGTAATTCGGGTAGCGGAAATCAGGGAATTGCCGCCACTTTGCCAGTTGTTGTTTATGCGGAAGAAAATAAGAAAGGTATAGAAGAACTGACGCGGGCATTGATGCTTAGTCATCTTACCGTGATATATATTAAGCAAAGTCTGGGACGTCTTTCTGCTCTTTGCGGATGTGTGGTGGCTGCCACTGGTTCCAGTTGTGGCATTACTCTTCTTATGGGCGGAGAGTTTGAACAGATTTGTTTTGCCGTAAAGAATATGATTGCCAACCTAACAGGAATGATTTGTGACGGAGCTAAGCCAAGCTGCTCTCTGAAGCTGACTAGCGGAGTTTCTACTGCAGTTCTGTCTGCCATGATGGCGATGGAGAATAAATGTGTTACTTCTGTGGAAGGAATTATAGATAATGATGTGGATCGTTGTATCCGAAATCTGACTCTTATCGGTTCTGAAGGAATGAATGAAACAGATAAGCTGGTATTGCAGATTATGACCAATAAATGTTAA
- a CDS encoding TIM-barrel domain-containing protein, whose amino-acid sequence MFSQLHVNGGSPYLMNQAKDVSTDFGDFTNIFFFADKLSAFDPVSASGKIEWKRKTLYTRQAFNTNTVLPQDLQMLDFPETAYNNNPELSFKVEFVTPRTLRIRMLTTPVEPKSNESLMLVKNPGKDNSWKYSSVKGGHLYKSAYGSILIEENPWRIVLIDASGKRLTDTWRWKDNDSTQVKSLPFNFIKRGSDNSRSINPVFTLSPGEKIVGCGESFTSLNKVGQKVNLFVTDPQGPETDQMYKPIPFFMSSRGYGMFMHTSAPVTCDFGSTYTGINKLFMADEALDLFVFFGDPKDILNEYTELTGKSPMPPLWSFGTWMSRITYFNESEGYDVAKNLRKYKIPADVIHFDTGWFETDWQCDYVFAPSRFNNPQKMVKDLLSDGFHISLWQLTYFTPKNKYFKEIIDKGLNVKNANGEMPYEDAVLDFSNPQTVAWYQDKLAGLLKMGVGAIKVDFGEAAPFNGFYASGKGGLYEHNLYPLRYNKAVAEVTEREHNEHIIWARSAWAGSQRYPIHWGGDAANTDIGMQGTLRGGLSLGLSGFSFWSHDIGGFVQKSPEELYRRWLPFGFLTSHSRAHGAPPKEPWLYNESFTKAFRESAEMKYKLMPYVYAQAKNCTEKGLPMVRALFVEFPDDPGAWLVEDQYMFGNDIMVAPMMEEGIQRNVYLPVGKWIDYQSGKVYQSGWNKIPAGHIPAVILVRNGAVIPHIALAQSTDKMDWSKLDMVVYSAGTKQAKGLLCLPSDNQLKEIILAGEGDKWIVKENPLQGKTNLKVIVSDIK is encoded by the coding sequence ATGTTCTCTCAGCTTCATGTGAATGGAGGCTCTCCTTATTTGATGAATCAGGCGAAGGATGTAAGTACTGATTTTGGCGATTTTACGAATATATTCTTTTTTGCCGATAAGCTATCTGCTTTTGATCCTGTCTCAGCAAGTGGAAAGATAGAATGGAAGCGTAAAACATTGTATACTCGCCAGGCTTTTAATACCAACACTGTATTGCCTCAAGACCTCCAGATGCTAGATTTTCCCGAAACTGCTTACAATAATAATCCGGAACTCAGCTTTAAGGTAGAGTTTGTGACTCCACGTACTTTGAGAATTCGTATGCTTACCACACCAGTGGAACCTAAAAGCAATGAGTCCTTAATGTTGGTAAAGAATCCTGGAAAAGATAATTCATGGAAATATTCCTCAGTAAAAGGTGGACATCTTTATAAGAGTGCTTACGGCTCTATTCTGATTGAAGAGAATCCGTGGCGCATTGTTTTAATTGATGCTTCAGGAAAACGACTGACTGATACCTGGCGATGGAAAGATAATGATTCCACTCAGGTGAAGAGCCTTCCTTTTAATTTTATTAAACGAGGCAGTGATAACTCACGTAGCATAAATCCGGTGTTTACACTCTCTCCAGGAGAAAAGATTGTAGGTTGTGGCGAGTCGTTTACTTCTCTTAATAAAGTGGGACAGAAGGTGAATCTTTTTGTTACTGATCCGCAAGGTCCTGAAACAGATCAGATGTATAAACCGATTCCTTTCTTTATGAGTAGCCGTGGTTACGGAATGTTTATGCATACTTCAGCACCGGTGACCTGTGATTTCGGATCTACCTATACAGGCATTAATAAACTTTTTATGGCTGATGAGGCTTTAGATCTTTTTGTTTTCTTCGGAGATCCGAAAGATATTCTGAATGAATATACTGAATTGACAGGTAAGTCGCCTATGCCTCCGTTATGGAGTTTTGGAACCTGGATGAGTCGTATTACTTACTTTAACGAATCAGAAGGATATGATGTGGCAAAGAATCTTAGAAAATATAAAATTCCGGCCGATGTGATTCATTTTGATACCGGATGGTTTGAAACAGACTGGCAATGTGATTATGTCTTTGCACCCAGTCGTTTCAATAATCCTCAAAAGATGGTCAAAGATCTTCTGTCTGACGGCTTTCATATATCGCTTTGGCAGCTGACTTACTTCACACCCAAAAATAAATATTTCAAGGAAATAATTGATAAAGGTTTAAATGTAAAGAATGCAAATGGTGAAATGCCGTATGAAGATGCGGTGCTCGACTTCTCCAACCCACAGACTGTCGCCTGGTATCAAGATAAGTTGGCAGGATTACTGAAAATGGGTGTTGGTGCGATAAAAGTGGATTTTGGAGAAGCGGCACCTTTCAACGGATTTTATGCTTCGGGCAAGGGAGGACTTTATGAACATAATCTCTATCCATTGCGTTATAATAAAGCTGTAGCCGAAGTTACTGAGCGAGAACATAATGAGCATATTATCTGGGCACGAAGTGCTTGGGCGGGTTCACAACGTTATCCAATTCATTGGGGTGGAGATGCTGCGAATACAGATATTGGTATGCAGGGAACTCTTCGCGGAGGTCTTTCTTTGGGATTAAGTGGTTTTTCTTTCTGGAGTCACGATATAGGAGGATTTGTTCAGAAGTCGCCGGAAGAGCTCTACCGCCGTTGGCTTCCTTTTGGATTCCTGACTTCTCATAGTCGTGCTCATGGTGCACCTCCAAAAGAACCTTGGCTGTATAATGAGTCGTTTACGAAAGCTTTCCGTGAATCGGCCGAAATGAAATATAAACTAATGCCGTATGTCTACGCTCAGGCAAAGAACTGTACCGAGAAAGGTTTGCCAATGGTTCGTGCGCTATTTGTGGAGTTTCCTGATGATCCTGGTGCATGGCTGGTGGAAGATCAGTATATGTTTGGCAATGATATAATGGTAGCCCCGATGATGGAAGAAGGCATACAGCGAAATGTTTATCTGCCTGTTGGAAAATGGATTGACTATCAGTCCGGAAAAGTATATCAAAGCGGATGGAATAAAATACCTGCCGGTCATATTCCTGCAGTAATTCTGGTGCGTAACGGAGCGGTAATACCACATATAGCTCTGGCACAATCTACCGATAAAATGGATTGGTCAAAACTGGATATGGTTGTTTATTCTGCCGGAACAAAACAAGCAAAAGGACTTCTTTGTCTCCCTTCCGATAATCAGCTTAAGGAGATTATACTTGCGGGTGAAGGAGATAAATGGATTGTAAAAGAGAATCCTTTGCAAGGCAAAACAAATTTGAAAGTGATAGTAAGTGATATAAAGTAG
- the aroC gene encoding chorismate synthase, with amino-acid sequence MFNSFGNIFRLSSFGESHGKGIGGVIDGFPSGIKIDLDFVQKELDRRRPGQSKITTDRDESDKVEFLSGIFQGKSTGGPIGFIVWNKDQHSKDYENIKNIFRPSHADYTYQLKYGIRDYRGGGRSSARETISRCVAGALAKIALHQIGINITAYTSQVGYIRLEDNYNKYDFSKIEETPVRCPDLEIAKEMEEYISKIKEEGDTIGGVVTCVIKGCPIGLGQPVFGKLHAALGNAMLSINAAKAFEYGDGFKGLKQKGSEQNDVFYNHDGVIETRTNHSGGVQGGISNGEDIYFRVAFKPVATILMEQHTVNIDGIDTTMKAKGRHDPCVLPRAVPIIEAMAAMTILDYYLVDKTTQL; translated from the coding sequence ATGTTCAACTCATTCGGCAACATTTTCAGATTAAGCAGCTTCGGCGAATCACATGGAAAGGGTATCGGTGGAGTTATAGACGGATTTCCGTCAGGTATAAAGATTGACTTGGACTTTGTTCAAAAGGAACTAGACAGACGCAGACCTGGTCAATCAAAGATCACAACTGACCGCGACGAATCAGATAAGGTGGAATTCCTGTCTGGTATTTTTCAAGGTAAGTCTACAGGAGGTCCTATTGGCTTTATTGTTTGGAATAAAGACCAGCATTCCAAAGATTATGAAAACATTAAAAACATCTTCCGCCCGTCTCATGCCGATTATACTTATCAATTAAAGTATGGCATCCGCGATTACCGTGGCGGTGGACGTTCTTCTGCCCGTGAAACTATATCCCGCTGCGTAGCCGGTGCATTAGCTAAGATAGCATTGCATCAGATTGGGATAAATATAACAGCTTATACTTCACAAGTAGGATACATCCGTCTGGAAGATAACTACAACAAATATGACTTCTCAAAAATAGAGGAAACTCCTGTTAGATGCCCTGATTTAGAAATAGCTAAAGAAATGGAAGAATACATTTCTAAAATTAAAGAAGAAGGAGACACTATAGGCGGAGTAGTAACCTGTGTAATAAAAGGCTGCCCTATTGGTCTTGGACAACCGGTTTTTGGTAAACTTCATGCAGCTCTTGGAAATGCTATGCTAAGTATAAATGCCGCTAAAGCATTTGAATATGGTGATGGGTTTAAAGGTTTAAAACAAAAGGGTTCAGAACAAAACGATGTGTTCTATAATCATGATGGAGTAATTGAAACCAGAACAAATCATTCAGGTGGTGTTCAAGGTGGAATCAGCAATGGTGAAGATATCTACTTCCGTGTGGCATTTAAGCCGGTAGCAACTATCCTGATGGAACAACATACTGTGAACATTGATGGAATTGATACTACAATGAAAGCAAAAGGAAGACACGATCCTTGCGTACTTCCCCGTGCGGTACCTATAATTGAAGCTATGGCAGCCATGACAATTCTTGATTATTATCTGGTTGACAAAACAACACAATTATAA